In Uranotaenia lowii strain MFRU-FL chromosome 2, ASM2978415v1, whole genome shotgun sequence, one genomic interval encodes:
- the LOC129746587 gene encoding uncharacterized protein LOC129746587 — translation MKLCGIHHGITVPVPVIDPSRFSRWTRMVRVTAYVLRYFNNVQKKRSKLNSSYLTQDELQEAENYLFRISQWEAFPEDMSVLLSTTNVGVEKNSPLYKLSPYLDEHGVLRVDGRIGAARNVEERTKFPVILCKQHRVTDLLIDYYHSKYHHANFETVVNEIRQFFYIPQIRSRAKKIVKHCQWCKVYKARPQVPRMAPLPEARLASFTRPFSYVGLDLFGPVSVKVGRSAVKRWVALFTCLTIRAVHVEVVYGLDTQSCIMSIRRFVARRGSPLEFHSDNGTNFRGADNILQNQIRNIQEGLASTFTNTVTKWIFIPPGTPHMGGSWERMVRSVKTAMYSSIEAGRKLTDEALLTLLVEAESIVNSRPLTYLPLEAPESEALTPNHLLLGSSSGIKQPGIEPVDERLALKNSWYQIQHQADIFWRRWTREYLPELTRRTKWLGESRPVIEGDLVIIVDDGKRNGWIRGKVIKVISGQDGRVRRALIHTHKGISKQSVSKLAILDVAPESNTGSA, via the coding sequence ATGAAACTTTGTGGAATACATCATGGTATTACTGTTCCGGTACCGGTGATTGACCCTTCACGTTTTTCACGGTGGACTAGGATGGTAAGAGTGACGGCGTacgttttacggtactttaaCAACGTTCAAAAGAAAAGATCAAAGCTGAATAGTTCTTATCTCACTCAAGATGAATTGCAGGAGGCTGAAaattacctttttcgcatttcacaatGGGAGGCTTTTCCAGAAGATATGTCAGTACTGCTGTCGACTACCAATGTTGGTGTAGAAAAGAACAGTCCTTTGTACAAGTTATCCCCTTACTTAGATGAGCACGGAGTGCTCAGAGTGGACGGTCGAATAGGAGCGGCTAGGAACGTTGAAGAGAGAACCAAGTTTCCAGTAATCCTGTGCAAGCAACATCGGGTTACCGATCTCCTGATCGATTACTATCATAGTAAATATCATCACGCAAACTTTGAAACTGTAGTGAACGAAATAAGACAATTTTTCTACATCCCTCAAATACGATCGCGAGCCAAGAAAATCGTAAAACATTGTCAATGGTGCAAAGTGTACAAAGCACGCCCTCAAGTTCCCAGAATGGCACCGCTTCCTGAAGCAAGATTAGCATCATTTACCCGACCCTTTAGCTATGTTGGGCTAGATCTTTTCGGACCGGTTTCTGTTAAAGTTGGTAGAAGCGCAGTGAAGCGATGGGTAGCCTTGTTCACGTGCTTAACCATACGCGCAGTACATGTGGAGGTTGTGTACGGTCTGGACACTCAATCGTGCATCATGAGTATCCGTCGGTTTGTCGCTCGTCGTGGCTCTCCGCTAGAATTTCATTCAGATAACGGCACAAACTTTCGAGGTGCAGATAACATACTACAGAATCAGATACGTAACATTCAAGAAGGACTGGCGTCAACGTTCACAAATACCGTAACGAAGTGGATTTTTATTCCTCCTGGAACCCCGCACATGGGAGGCTCCTGGGAGCGTATGGTGCGCTCGGTAAAAACAGCGATGTACTCAAGTATTGAAGCCGGACGGAAGTTGACCGACGAAGCTCTATTGACCCTGCTGGTTGAAGCCGAAAGCATAGTAAACTCAAGACCACTGACGTATCTTCCGTTGgaggctccagagagtgaagcTCTTACTCCAAATCACCTTTTGCTTGGTAGCTCTAGCGGCATAAAACAACCTGGAATAGAACCGGTGGATGAAAGATTGGCGCTCAAGAACTCCTGGTATCAAATTCAACATCAAGCTGATATCTTCTGGCGTCGTTGGACTCGTGAATATCTTCCGGAACTGACTCGCCGAACAAAATGGCTGGGAGAATCGCGTCCAGTTATTGAAGGAGATTTGGTCATAATCGTAGACGATGGAAAAAGAAATGGTTGGATACGGGGTAAAGTCATAAAGGTCATATCCGGGCAAGACGGGCGAGTTAGAAGGGCTTTGATTCATACTCATAAAGGGATCTCTAAACAATCAGTCTCAAAGTTGGCAATTCTAgatgtggctccagagagtaacaCAGGATCTGCTTGA